A genomic segment from Amphiura filiformis chromosome 10, Afil_fr2py, whole genome shotgun sequence encodes:
- the LOC140161909 gene encoding alkylglycerol monooxygenase-like produces MSMLQNTDPLTGTRRLFYAVTPNETSFATTDDVPDYIYEAIPYFAGAMLLELIVSVIEGKREERFSLADTIASVTAGLFMLSVEAMAKGFEIVTFVAIHKHYSFVTLPWDSPWTWIITFLALDFMYYWFHRLAHEVNLFWASHQVHHSSEEFNLSTALRQPLFENKWMFYAALALAIPPSAIYVHMQFNTIYQFWIHTRVIKSLGPLEYILNTPSHHRVHHGRNRYCIDKNYGGTLIIWDRLFGTFAAEQGEEVVYGLVHPIQTYDPISHQLCHLPWIWQQFWLQQGIVNKLCIIFKGPGWEPGKPRLGDIQDIPDIKYPMPKYRTQIPVWCQVYVAIHFLLNIMVMDMYTSKYEMHTALVAIIGISFLIYSFTCVGALCDVKSYASAMELIRCVLVLSIDAYITRSMPDYAAMYYYHLIVLRVAFGLSALIWIPQVLINGKKKAV; encoded by the exons ATGTCTATGTTACAAAACACAGACCCCCTGACTGGGACAAGACGTCTTTTTTATGCTGTGACACCTAATGAAACATCATTTGCAACAACGGACGATGTACCAGACTACATATATGAA GCAATACCGTACTTTGCTGGTGCCATGCTATTGGAGTTAATCGTTTCTGTAATTGAGGGCAAACGAGAAGAGCGTTTTTCATTAGCCGATACGATTGCATCTGTAACAGCAGGACTATTTATGCTTTCCGTTGA AGCAATGGCAAAAGGCTTTGAAATTGTTACATTTGTAGCCATTCACAAACACTACAGCTTTGTGACTTTGCCATGGGATAGTCCATGGACATGGATCATAACATTTCTGGCATTAGACTTCATGTATTACTGGTTTCATCGCCTGGCACATG aggtgaatctgtttTGGGCTTCTCATCAAGTTCATCACAGTTCTGAGGAATTTAATCTCTCTACAGCTTTAAGACAGCCACTGTTTGAAAATAAATGG ATGTTTTATGCCGCATTAGCTCTAGCCATTCCTCCTTCAGCTATATATGTGCATATGCAGTTCAACACAATCTACCAGTTCTGGATCCATACAAGG GTCATCAAGTCTCTAGGCCCACTAGAGTATATCTTGAATACGCCTAGTCACCATCGAGTACATCATG GTCGTAACCGTTACTGCATTGACAAAAATTATGGTGGTACATTGATAATATGGGACAGATTGTTTG GTACCTTTGCAGCTGAGCAAGGTGAAGAAGTTGTTTATGGTCTCGTGCATCCTATACAGACATATGACCCCATTAGTCATCAG TTGTGTCATTTGCCGTGGATATGGCAACAATTCTGGTTGCAACAGGGTATCGTCAACAAGTTATGCATCATTTTTAAAGGTCCTGGATGGGAACCTGGGAAACCAAGGCTTGGAGATATACAAGATATACCAGAT ATTAAGTATCCGATGCCAAAGTATCGGACACAGATTCCTGTTTGGTGTCAGGTTTATGTGGCCATACACTTTTTACTGAACATCATGGTCATGGATATGTATACCAGCAAATATGAG aTGCACACAGCTCTGGTAGCCATAATTGGGATAAGCTTCCTTATTTACAGTTTTACATGCGTTGGGGCGCTCTGCGATGTCAA ATCCTATGCATCAGCAATGGAGCTTATACGTTGTGTGCTGGTACTGTCAATTGATGCTTACATTACAAGGAGTATGCCAGACTATGCTGCCATGTATTATTATCATCTCATCGTCTTAAGAGTTGCATTTGGACTCTCTGCTCTCATCTGGATTCCACAGGTTTTGATCAACGGGAAGAAGAAAGCAGTCTAA